One Halichondria panicea chromosome 3, odHalPani1.1, whole genome shotgun sequence genomic region harbors:
- the LOC135333158 gene encoding protein jagunal homolog 1-like, with the protein MASRVGSRPDGTDGSDFSHRERVASHYKQSAELKPKLNRVLKLQILCGTMCLILGIVVAYDYTALLCSVGYLIGLPLAYMALRSNSYNYINLYGCCCSLLGVFPMGYLLYSSLWTGVVDNYRYPRLAVAVTVITVNTMGMYIAKNLMSAWTISRPQTKRR; encoded by the coding sequence ATGGCATCAAGAGTTGGATCACGACCAGACGGTACAGATGGATCAGACTTCTCCCACAGAGAACGGGTAGCCTCCCACTACAAGCAAAGTGCTGAGCTGAAGCCAAAACTAAATCGCGTTCTCAAGCTACAAATCCTGTGTGGAACCATGTGCCTAATACTTGGAATCGTTGTTGCTTATGACTACACCGCTCTGCTATGCTCTGTCGGCTACCTGATTGGATTACCTCTGGCGTACATGGCCTTACGTTCCAACAGTTACAACTACATCAACTTGTACGGATGTTGCTGCTCTCTACTGGGAGTGTTCCCAATGGGGTATCTGCTCTACTCTTCTCTGTGGACTGGAGTAGTGGACAATTATCGGTACCCAAGACTGGCGGTGGCCGTCACTGTCATCACTGTCAACACTATGGGAATGTACATTGCCAAGAACCTCATGAGTGCATGGACCATCTCTAGACCTCAAACCAAGAGGCGGTAG
- the LOC135334062 gene encoding E3 ubiquitin-protein ligase mind-bomb-like, translated as MEVLVGLRVVRGPDWKWGNQDGGEGTVGTVAEIEGGVHGTEGGTTTGHAVVVQWDGGNRCNYRCGIDGKYDLLVYDSAAVGNHHMNIVCDSCRESPIIGIRWKCASCYDYDLCTVCYYAGKHALEHPFVRMDSDKGKRIQLEQRKGAKRTMAKGIFPNSEVVRGHDWLWGDQDGGIGSYGKVFELQGWGNESKRSVVEVEWRVSKKKNVYRVGHKGKVDIKCTSCSNGGYYYSEHLAVLGAPYPESQLAPPSTFTQGDSVRVTLDVEVFKLMQEGHGGWNDQMTQIIGEVGTVQVVQASGDLRVRFSSGKIWTMNSESVTKVTSFSEGDVIRILDDIAEVGSLQKDHGGWVDDMALALGQAGRVMKVFPSGDVRVAVNGRVWTFNPQAMVAAPDENPPEVPESAGGLDSDDIGLHLKILSLLENPAVIVAAAAAGDANTLREFLRKHPTEVNTKAAGKAAIHCACAAGNVDVLKVIMEFAPNVEVGDEDGDRPLHLCAYSDEDEATTILIDAGADVNSKNSKGASPLIIAAVKGHYSVLRKLANHPNIKLHEQDSDGDTALHCAVLAQKNESVTILLDAGADPTLLNFRLFTPIHEAARIGFLPAVEHFNRRFVEHINLLKDDGYTPLHLAALNDHLDVVTAFAEVVQCDLNAKTNQGQTALHLAVHQGHARIIERLVGFGVDMNILDSDGDTPLHMAVVKETVDNLTQETPQLKKVKDRLPGQQLKAVIPCFLVQEGSEMFKTNKKGRNPLEVCSPDVATIVMGFDKDGGGVKFHGSLKSPAPPVVVQGTQRGPLVYPTPLRTGSATHHPPTASLPVGVMDTAGATGGGSVGVAIEPCFLCEAPVDVKFEPCGHAVMCAECAQRAKRCPICKAAVKTISKLSKVCVMCNEEEATATVKPCDHTFCPECARRMKTCFECRVLITAKEGLPPVSATSVHPLASPDSESNCPICLTEPKNTAFLCGHQTCWDCAQKVDHCPVCRKFVTHRIQLFQ; from the exons ATGGAAGTGTTGGTTGGTCTCCGTGTGGTTCGAGGGCCAGACTGGAAGTGGGGCAACCAGGACGGAGGGGAGGGGACAGTCGGTACGGTAGCAGAGATTGAGGGTGGGGTCCATGGTACGGAGGGGGGCACCACTACCGGACATGCCGTGGTTGTACAATGGGACGGTGGGAACAGGTGTAACTATCGCTGTGGGATAGACGGGAAGTACGACCTGCTCGTGTATGACAGTGCTGcagtgg GCAACCATCATATGAACATCGTGTGTGACTCGTGTAGAGAGAGCCCTATTATCGGGATACGCTGGAAGTGTGCAAGCTGCTATGACTACgacctttgtactgtgtgCTACTACGCGGGGAAGCATGCTCTGGAGCACCCATTTGTCAGAATGGACTCCGACAAGGGGAAGAG aaTTCAACTTGAGCAACGCAAAGGTGCCAAACGTACTATGGCTAAAGGGATTTTCCCTAATTCTGAGGTCGTCAGAGGTCACGACTGGCTCTGGGGAGACCAGGACG GTGGTATTGGTAGCTATGGCAAGGTGTTTGAGTTACAAGGATGGGGCAACGAGTCCAAG CGGAGTGTGGTGGAGGTTGAGTGGAGAGTGAGCAAGAAGAAAAATGTGTACAGAGTTGGACACAAGGGAAAG GTGGATATCAAGTGCACTTCGTGTAGTAACGGTGGCTACTACTATTCTGAACACCTGGCAGTATTAG GTGCCCCTTACCCAGAGTCACAGCTGGCTCCACCCTCTACCTTCACACAAGGAGACAGTGTGAGAGTCACACTGGATGTGGAGGTATTCAAGCTCATGCAGGAGGGGCATGGTGGTTGGAATGATCAGATGACACAG ATTATCGGTGAAGTTGGCACAGTGCAAGTAGTTCAAGCATCAGGTGATCTACGAGTGAGATTCTCCAGCGGAAAGATTTGGACCATGAACTCTGAATCTGTGACAAAG GTGACATCTTTCTCTGAGGGAGACGTTATTCGTATCCTTGACGATATTGCGGAAGTGGGAAGCCTTCAAAAGGACCACGGAGGGTGGGTGGACGACATGGCCCTG GCGCTGGGTCAGGCTGGCCGAGTGATGAAAGTGTTTCCCTCTGGAGATGTTCGAGTGGCAGTCAATGGTCGAGTGTGGACGTTCAACCCTCAGGCCATGGTAGCTGCCCCGGATGAGAACCCTCCTGAAGTGCCAG AGTCTGCAGGAGGGCTGGACAGTGACGACATTGGACTGCATCTCAAGATCCTCTCCCTCCTCGAGAACCCGGCCGTCATCGTGGCAGCTGCTGCAGCCGGAGATGCCAACACTCTCAGAGAGTTCCTACGCAAACATCCCACTGAG GTGAACACCAAGGCAGCTGGCAAGGCGGCCATCCACTGTGCCTGTGCAGCTGGCAATGTGGACGTGCTCAAGGTCATCATGGAGTTCGCCCCCAATGTGGAAGTGGGG GATGAAGATGGTGACAGACCACTGCATCTCTGTGCTTACAG TGATGAAGATGAAGCCACGACCATTCTTATCGATGCTGGAGCTGATGTCAACTCTAAGAATTCTAAGGGGGCGTCCCCTCTCATTATAGCAGCTGTCAAGGGCCACTACAGTGTGCTGAGGAAGCTAGCCAACCATCCCAACATCAAGCTCCATGAGCAG gatTCCGATGGAGACACTGCACTTCACTGCGCCGTCCTCGCTCAGAAAAATGAGAGTGTGACGATCCTATTGGACGCTGGAGCAGACCCCACCCTCCTCAACTTCAGACTATTCACACCAATCCACGAGGCTGCTCGTATTGGGTTCCTACC AGCTGTGGAGCACTTCAACCGTCGGTTTGTAGAGCACATCAACCTGCTCAAGGACGACGGGTACACTCCCCTCCACCTGGCAGCACTTAATGATCACCTGGACGTTGTCACTGCCTTCGCTGAAGTG GTGCAGTGTGACCTCAATGCTAAGACCAACCAAGGTCAGACAGCACTTCATCTTGCTGTCCACCAAGGTCACGCTCGTATCATCGAGAGACTGGTGGGGTTCGGGGTAGACATGAATATTCTAGACAGTGATGGAGACACACCTCTTCACATGGCCGTGGTCAAGGAGACAGTGGACAACCTCACACAAGAGACTCCTCAACTCAAGAAG GTGAAAGACAGGTTGCCTGGTCAGCAGCTGAAGGCGGTTATTCCGTGCTTCCTAGTACAAGAAGGTTCAGAGATGTTCAAGACTAACAAGAAGGGTCGAAATCCATTGGAGGTTTGCTCACCTGACGTAGCAACCATCGTCATGGGATTCGACAAGGACGG TGGAGGTGTGAAGTTCCATGGTAGTCTGAAATCACCTGCTCCCCCAGTGGTGGTTCAGGGCACACAGAGAGGACCTTTG GTGTACCCTACTCCCCTGCGTACTGGCAGTgccacccaccacccacccacagcTTCTCTGCCAGTTGGAGTTATGGACACTGCTGGAGCCACTGGAGGTG gtagtgtgggtgtggccattgAGCCGTGCTTCCTGTGTGAGGCTCCAGTGGATGTCAAGTTTGAGCCATGTGGTCACGCTGTCATGTGTGCAGAATGTGCACAGAGAGCCAAGAGATGCCCCATTTGCAAA GCTGCAGTCAAGACTATCTCCAAGCTGTCCAAGGTTTGTGTGATGTGTAATGAAGAGGAGGCCACAGCCACTGTCAAGCCATGTGATCACACCTTCTGTCCAG AATGTGCCCGGAGGATGAAGACATGCTTCGAGTGTCGAGTGCTTATTACTGCAAAAGAGGGACTAC cccccGTCTCGGCCACCAGTGTCCATCCGCTGGCCAGCCCTGACTCTGAATCTAATTGTCCTATTTGTCTGACAGAGCCTAAGAACACGGCCTTCCTCTGTGGACACCAGACATGCTGGGACTGTGCACAGAAGGTCGACCATTGCCCAGTGTGCAGGAAGTTTGTGACTCATAGAATTCAGTTGTTCCAGTGA
- the LOC135334110 gene encoding sepiapterin reductase-like has translation MATVFEKSSFCLITGASQGLGREIALQFSNNWEKSGKKSDVVLIARNKDGLEETKSLIKSSAPGVNVHVFPIDLGDLDQLQSLCPTLLKIGDPSRHDQFIMVHNAGTIDTFDCTLAQLSDGHTTRKFFDINYTSMTVLTAHFLSKFPQKASLIIHMTSLLATVYIAGFPLYSPSRAARNAYIGVLVAENPDVRVLNYSPGPCDTEMYKKIPEEIKKGFMAVLTPAESINKLVKVICEDQYKNGGVMDYFDC, from the exons ATGGCAACTGTCTTTGAAAAGTCCAGTTTCTGCCTAATCACTGGTGCCAGCCAAGGCCTTGGAAGAGAGATAGCTCTGCAGTTCTCAAACAACTGGGAAAAATCAG GTAAAAAGAGTGATGTGGTGCTGATTGCAAGGAATAAAGATGGCCTTGAAGAGACGAAATCACTCATCAAGTCATCAGCACCAGGAGTCAACGTGCACGTCTTCCCAATTGATCTGGGTGATCTGGATCAACTTCAATCCCTCTGTCCCACGCTCCTCAAGATTGGTGACCCCAGTCGCCACGATCAATTCATCATGGTTCACAACGCAGGCACGATCGACACTTTTGATTGCACTCTAGCGCAACTCTCCGATGGCCACACCACTCGGAAATTCTTTGACATCAACTACACATCCATGACCGTACTGACGGCTCACTTCCTCTCTAAATTTCCTCAAAAAGCGTCTCTAATTATCCACATGACCTCTCTACTGGCCACCGTGTATATTGCCGGCTTCCCCCTCTACTCTCCATCCAGAGCGGCTCGAAATGCGTACATTGGTGTGCTCGTGGCCGAAAACCCGGACGTGCGAGTATTGAACTATAGCCCCGGGCCGTGTGACACTGAAATGTATAAGAAAATACCGGAGGAGATAAAGAAAGGATTTATGGCTGTTTTGACACCAGCGGAGTCGATCAACAAACTCGTGAAGGTTATCTGTGAAGATCAGTATAAGAACGGTGGTGTTATGGACTACTTTGATTGTTAA
- the LOC135333157 gene encoding collagen alpha-1(IX) chain-like, whose translation MASAPLVTPPAAPPPRLPKTQLHYGSTNNPPITKKHIVSVLRFGKRSWATDKFLCPQCYLQPSGPVTTEFWWKGEAHLGVGDHSMREATRYIEHLQFDHHTGVSSPTVLFLDHQLRDLAYAQWQRAVRFPPIVARGPPGPPGVDGLDGIDGMDGVDGRAGVDGVNGVDGVDGIDGVDGVDGRAGVDGVNGVDGVNGVDGRPGVDGRPGVDGVNGVDGVDGRPGVDGVDGVDGQRGERGERGERGQGLDTRMIESLMAQNRALTEVVHLLAGLLPQPLPPTVEEALRGLTTASAMEGAENPRSTVVTTPRGPVVTTPRGPVVTTPRGPVGILILGSMLGSTLTLTNGYKAN comes from the exons ATGGCCTCTGCACCTCTGGTTACGCCGCCGGCAGCACCACCACCAAGACTGCCGAAGACCCAGCTGCACTACGGGTCCACCAACAATCCA CCGATAACGAAGAAGCACATAGTGAGCGTTCTCCGGTTTGGGAAGAGGAGTTGGGCCACAGACAAGTTCTTGTGCCCACAATGCTATCTGCAGCCGAGTGGTCCGGTCACC ACTGAGTTCTGGTGGAAGGGTGAAGCTCATCTTGGTGTCGGGGACCACTCTATGCGCGAGGCTACACGCTACATCGAACATCTGCAGTTTGATCATC ACACCGGCGTTTCCAGTCCAACAGTGCTATTTCTTGACCACCAACTGAGAGATTTGGCCTATGCCCAGTGGCAAAGGGCTGTAAGGTTTCCCCCCATTGTTGCACGGGGGCCACCAGGGCCACCAGGTGTTGATGGTTTGGATGGGATTGATGGCATGGATGGTGTGGATGGTAGGGCAGGGGTAGACGGGGTGAATGGTGTGGATGGTGTGGATGGGATTGATGGCGTGGATGGTGTGGATGGTAGGGCAGGGGTAGACGGGGTGAATGGTGTGGACGGGGTGAACGGTGTGGATGGTAGGCCAGGTGTGGATGGTAGGCCAGGGGTAGACGGGGTGAATGGTGTGGACGGTGTGGATGGTAGGCCAGGGGTAGACGGTGTGGATGGTGTAGATGGACAACGTggagagagaggagagaggGGAGAGAGAGGACAAGGATTGGACACCAGAATGATAGAATCATTAATGGCACAAAAT AGAGCGTTAACAGAAGTAGTACATCTACTCGCGGGACTACTCCCTCAACCTTTACCACCCACGGTTGAGGAGGCTTTAAGAGGGCTGACGACGGCTAGTGCTATGGAGGGGGCCGAAAATCCTAGATCaactgtcgtcaccacccctcgtggccctgtcgtcaccacccctcgtggccctgtcgtcaccacccctcgtggccctgtc ggGATACTAATCCTGGGGTCAATGCTAGGCTCTACACTCACTCTTACCAATGGCTACAAAGCCAACTGA
- the LOC135334109 gene encoding keratin, type II cytoskeletal 8-like — protein sequence MATKEKPEDSGEVPADTSTAPEAVPGVTGLRDKIRELERKVSTLNNDNSRLKNELRFTMNHQTRMSGDKMDSLQHEIDVLEARNDKLGKDLMKTEADLQSVRHAKAQSDAEYTANITSQTTALVERLTTAQGEQEREVQAELNKALKWRESVITKMQEMGISFEDIFEDDSEELKEIDRPIGEGLGSWLESLRSGTSALAMQKTGLLIVEEVKRKRENNKRKIQELVDFLRQEIDASKAKKHTLENDVARLRQKLEMAETEFKLVDRQRVKTLQSRLQAAIIEKDQWKKKADKYEDALETMKIINSLQKSLSKEEDIRKKYDKELHRSQAEKLVLTDQLEAALQDRNKCVRERNDVIQERNSLALQAQQEYERAERLHRLVVVLRKKAHNSAGSTKSPTSYEL from the exons ATGGCTACCAAAGAAAAGCCTGAAGA TAGTGGTGAGGTCCCAGCCGACACTAGCACTGCCCCTGAGGCAGTCCCTGGGGTAACTGGGCTGAGAGATAAGATCAGAGAACTGGAGAGGAAAGTATCTACTCTGAACAATGACAACAGTCGGCTAAAGAACGAGTTACGATTCACAATGAATCACCAGAC GAGAATGTCTGGGGATAAAATGGATTCTTTACAGCATGAAATTGATGTGCTGGAAGCAAGAAATGACAAG CTCGGAAAAGATCTAATGAAAACGGAGGCAGACTTACAGAGTGTGAGACATGCTAAAGCCCAGTCTGATGCAGAGTACACAGCCAATATCACCTCTCAAACAACAG CACTGGTGGAGCGGCTAACCACAGCTCAAGGAGAGCAGGAGAGGGAGGTACAAGCTGAGCTGAACAAGGCGCTTAAATGGAGGGAGAGCGTTATCACTAAGATGCAAGAAATGGGCATCAGTTTTGA AGATATTTTTGAAGATGATTCTGAGGAGCTGAAAGAAATAGATCGTCCAATAGGAGAA GGGCTTGGGAGTTGGCTGGAGTCTCTTCGCAGTGGTACTAGCGCTCTGGCAATGCAGAAAACTGGCCTCTTGATTGTGGAGGAAGTAAAAAGAAAGAGAGAGAACAACAAAAGGAAAATACAAGAGTTGGTGGACTTTTTGAGACAAGAAATAGATGCCTCAAAAGCTAAA AAACATACTCTGGAAAATGACGTAGCGAGACTGAGACAAAAACTTGAGATGGCGGAAACAGAGTTTAAACTTGTTGATAGGCAGAGAGTGAAGACACTCCAG AGTCGGCTACAAGCAGCCATTATTGAGAAAGACCAATGGAAAAAAAAAGCCGACAAGTACGAAGATGCATTAGAAACGATGAAAATAATCAACAG tctacAGAAGTCTCTCTCAAAAGAAGAAGATATCAGAAAGAAGTACGATAAGGAGCTCCATCGCTCACAAGCTGAGAAACTGGTACTGACTGATCAGCTCGAGGCAGCACTACAGGACAGGAACAAGTGTGTGAGGGAACGAAATGATGTCATCCAAGAGCGTAACTCCCTCGCTCTGCAAGCTCAGCAGGAATACGAGAGAGCTGAGAG GCTTCATCGTTTGGTTGTGGTGCTAAGGAAGAAAGCTCACAACAGTGCAGGCAGTACCAAGTCACCCACGTCTTATGAACTTTAA